The following are encoded in a window of Cyprinus carpio isolate SPL01 chromosome B18, ASM1834038v1, whole genome shotgun sequence genomic DNA:
- the LOC109072933 gene encoding thyrotropin-releasing hormone receptor-like — protein MQENVSSRMDTPTNISLVGSGDAVSESLEYKTVSVFLVLLVCGVGIVGNIMVVLVVLTTQHMRTPTNCYLVSLAVADLMVLVAAGLPNISESLMATWVYGHAGCLGITYFQYLGINASSCSITAFTVERYIAICHPMRAQTVCTVSRAKRTKPIISGLSAFTCCVYCMLWLFLVDIQVNPDGRVQCGYRVSRDLYLPIYLIDFAIFYVIPLLLAIALYGLIARILYLSPLPHPPDSGTITAPTLRRSCKEPADAGKAGRQGRPKSALSSRKQVTKMLAVVVVLFALLWMPYRTLVLINSFVSTPYLDAWFLLFCRTCIYANSAINPVVYNLMSQKFRSAFRGLYRCHREDVHQRTLSMLQSGYSLGRDSRLCSNTNGTPKKIGSVTPEQKPNKGMVNNKENIDKLISDGVKNETEPSIKKNTVENCNIDELKSSVDKEMPTVENVDMSKINDNGKIMEESDNTAQGIIADMSNTEQTQLAANEFKSTVGEAEQNDTELNHSIV, from the exons ATGCAGGAAAATGTGAGCTCCAGAATGGACACCCCCACCAACATCTCCCTAGTGGGGTCTGGGGACGCTGTGTCCGAGTCCCTGGAGTATAAGACGGTATCTGTGTTCCTGGTGCTGCTGGTGTGTGGCGTGGGCATAGTGGGAAACATCATGGTCGTGCTGGTGGTTCTTACCACACAGCACATGCGTACACCCACCAACTGCTATCTGGTGAGCTTGGCCGTGGCGGACCTGATGGTCCTGGTGGCCGCGGGTCTGCCGAATATCTCAGAGAGCTTGATGGCCACCTGGGTGTATGGGCATGCTGGGTGCCTGGGCATCACCTACTTCCAGTACCTTGGTATTAATGCGTCCTCCTGTTCAATTACAGCCTTCACTGTGGAGAG ATACATCGCTATTTGTCACCCAATGAGGGCACAAACGGTCTGTACGGTCTCCCGAGCCAAACGCACCAAACCCATCATTTCCGGGCTTTCAGCCTTCACCTGCTGTGTATACTGTATGCTCTGGCTGTTCCTGGTGGACATCCAGGTGAACCCTGACGGTCGTGTTCAGTGCGGCTACCGCGTCTCTCGAGACCTCTACCTGCCCATCTACCTGATCGACTTTGCCATCTTCTACGTGATCCCGCTGCTCCTGGCCATCGCTCTTTACGGTCTCATCGCCCGAATCCTTTACCTGAGTCCTCTGCCCCACCCACCAGACTCAGGTACCATTACCGCCCCCACTCTCAGGAGGAGCTGCAAAGAACCAGCGGACGCCGGAAAAGCAGGTCGTCAGGGACGCCCAAAGAGCGCGCTTTCTTCCCGGAAACAG GTCACTAAGATGCTCGCAGTGGTGGTTGTGCTCTTCGCCCTGCTGTGGATGCCATACAGGACCCTGGTTCTCATTAACTCCTTCGTGAGCACGCCATACCTGGATGCCTGGTTCCTGCTCTTCTGCAGAACCTGCATTTACGCCAACAGTGCGATCAACCCTGTCGTTTACAACCTGATGTCCCAGAAGTTTCGCTCGGCCTTCCGTGGGCTGTACCGCTGCCATAGGGAAGACGTGCACCAGCGGACGCTCTCCATGCTCCAGAGCGGATACAGCCTGGGAAGGGACTCCCGACTTTGCAGCAACACCAACGGCACACCTAAGAAAATCGGTTCAGTCACTCCTGAGCAGAAACCAAACAAAGGCATGGTGAACAACAAGGAAAATATAGACAAGCTAATTAGTGATGGTGTAAAAAATGAGACTGAGCCAAGCATCAAGAAAAACACAGTTGAAAACTGCAACATAGATGAACTGAAAAGCTCAGTTGACAAAGAGATGCCTACAGTTGAGAACGTAGACATGAGCAAGATTAATGATAATGGGAAAATAATGGAGGAGAGTGATAATACTGCTCAGGGTATTATCGCTGACATGAGCAACACAGAGCAGACACAGCTAGCCGCCAATGAATTCAAATCTACTGTGGGGGAAGCTGAACAGAATGACACAGAGTTAAATCACAGCATTGTATAG